The Clostridioides difficile genome has a segment encoding these proteins:
- a CDS encoding S8 family peptidase yields the protein MNKKMKLIPYEINENLRGTKNKFPYGIKQMNAKGMWEEGYTGKNVVVGIIDTGCDTSHPLLKGKVIGGANFSDDSNGNKNIYEDFNGHGTHVAGIIAASNYNNEVMGVAPDCKLLIAKALNKDGIGTYQSIINAINFAVSSKVDIISMSLGGNKDDKNLKNAVLQAVKNNIPVVCAAGNNGDGDSSTSEYSYPASYPEVIEVGAINENYLVEKFSNSNGTIDLVAPGRNILSTYMDNKLAIMSGTSMSAPYVTGSMALIKEWAREEFERNFDEAELYAQLIKCTRALGLPRTEQGNGYLYLNLYKYKANTKR from the coding sequence ATGAATAAAAAAATGAAGTTAATTCCATATGAGATAAATGAGAATCTAAGAGGAACAAAAAATAAATTTCCATATGGTATAAAACAAATGAATGCTAAAGGAATGTGGGAAGAAGGCTACACTGGTAAAAATGTTGTAGTTGGTATAATAGATACAGGTTGTGATACATCTCATCCTCTATTAAAAGGGAAAGTCATTGGAGGTGCAAATTTCAGTGATGATAGCAATGGAAATAAAAATATATATGAGGATTTTAATGGACATGGAACACATGTAGCAGGTATTATAGCAGCATCTAATTATAATAATGAAGTTATGGGAGTAGCACCAGATTGTAAATTATTAATAGCAAAAGCATTAAATAAAGATGGTATTGGAACATATCAGAGTATAATTAATGCTATAAACTTTGCTGTGAGTAGCAAGGTGGATATTATATCTATGTCTCTAGGAGGGAATAAAGACGATAAAAATCTAAAAAATGCTGTTTTACAAGCAGTAAAAAATAATATTCCTGTAGTGTGTGCAGCTGGTAATAATGGAGATGGGGATTCTAGTACAAGTGAATATAGTTATCCAGCAAGTTATCCTGAAGTAATAGAAGTAGGTGCAATAAATGAAAACTATTTAGTTGAGAAATTTAGCAATTCAAATGGGACAATAGATTTAGTTGCACCAGGAAGAAATATTTTATCAACTTATATGGATAATAAACTTGCTATTATGAGTGGTACTAGTATGAGTGCACCCTATGTAACAGGTTCAATGGCATTGATTAAAGAGTGGGCAAGAGAAGAGTTTGAACGAAATTTTGATGAAGCTGAGTTGTATGCACAGCTAATAAAGTGTACAAGAGCACTTGGTTTGCCTAGAACAGAACAAGGAAATGGTTACTTATATTTAAATCTTTATAAATACAAGGCCAATACTAAAAGATAG
- a CDS encoding flavodoxin yields MSKIYIVYWSGTGNTEKMANFVAEGVKSKGKTPEVLDVSLLKASDLKGENKFALGCPSMGAEQLEEGYMEPFVSELESMVSGKQIGLFGSYGWGNCEWMRDWEERMQNAGATIIGGEGITAMEDPDGEAEANCIALGKILAE; encoded by the coding sequence ATGAGTAAAATATATATTGTTTATTGGAGTGGAACAGGAAATACTGAAAAAATGGCAAACTTTGTAGCAGAAGGTGTAAAGTCAAAAGGTAAAACACCAGAGGTTTTAGATGTAAGCTTATTGAAAGCAAGCGATTTAAAAGGAGAAAATAAATTTGCACTAGGTTGCCCATCTATGGGAGCAGAACAATTAGAAGAAGGTTATATGGAACCATTTGTATCAGAATTAGAGTCAATGGTATCAGGTAAACAGATTGGATTATTTGGTTCATATGGTTGGGGAAATTGCGAATGGATGAGAGATTGGGAAGAACGTATGCAAAATGCTGGAGCTACAATTATAGGTGGTGAAGGAATCACAGCAATGGAAGATCCAGATGGAGAAGCAGAGGCTAATTGTATTGCATTAGGTAAAATTTTGGCTGAATAA
- a CDS encoding aldolase/citrate lyase family protein has product MEKYTTMIKENLNAGKVLCGIAVSLSDSAVSELVGLSGYDFVWIEGEHGALDRKDIQQHMIAAHAGGAASLVRLGNSDPALVRAIMDMGTDIIGFPFINTVQDAQKAVSVCTYPPKGIRGCNPQRASYYGRMNYLDYIKNVDKETLKMMLIEQKSGYDNLEDIVQVDGVDIIALGPGDLSLDLGFAGDMDRPEIKNMITHAAEICKKYKMPFIVFPTIEKKSVETWVNIGANMLCFAQDTTFITSAITRLWSFYDEVVPVEKRH; this is encoded by the coding sequence ATGGAAAAATATACAACCATGATTAAAGAAAATTTAAATGCAGGAAAAGTTCTTTGTGGGATTGCAGTTTCACTGTCTGATTCAGCTGTAAGTGAATTAGTAGGATTATCTGGATATGATTTTGTCTGGATTGAGGGAGAACATGGAGCTTTAGACCGTAAAGACATTCAGCAACATATGATAGCAGCACATGCTGGTGGTGCTGCTTCTTTGGTTAGATTGGGAAATAGTGACCCTGCTCTTGTTAGAGCTATAATGGATATGGGAACAGATATCATAGGATTTCCGTTTATTAACACCGTACAAGACGCACAAAAAGCAGTGTCAGTTTGTACATATCCACCAAAAGGTATACGAGGATGTAATCCTCAACGTGCTTCTTATTATGGGCGTATGAATTATTTAGACTATATTAAAAATGTAGATAAAGAAACATTGAAAATGATGTTAATTGAACAAAAATCAGGCTATGACAATCTTGAAGATATAGTACAGGTTGATGGCGTTGATATTATAGCACTAGGCCCTGGCGACCTATCTTTGGATCTTGGTTTTGCTGGAGATATGGATAGACCAGAAATAAAAAATATGATTACTCATGCTGCTGAGATATGTAAGAAATATAAAATGCCTTTTATTGTCTTTCCAACAATAGAAAAGAAAAGCGTTGAAACATGGGTTAATATTGGTGCAAATATGCTTTGCTTTGCACAAGATACAACCTTTATCACCTCTGCTATCACTCGATTATGGTCTTTTTATGATGAAGTTGTACCAGTTGAAAAACGACATTAA
- a CDS encoding MerR family transcriptional regulator, with amino-acid sequence MKYSMTEVSKITKISPSAIRFYEEKGLLLPINRKPSGVRYFSEKDIERLIFITELKEAGLSIKNIYECFHFCDMGDDTIDKRICLFEQHKQTIQDKIHVLEHCMEQIDGKVAYLNEKKASKK; translated from the coding sequence ATGAAATATTCCATGACTGAGGTATCAAAAATAACCAAAATTTCTCCATCAGCAATCCGTTTTTATGAAGAAAAAGGTTTACTGCTTCCTATCAATAGAAAACCAAGTGGTGTTCGTTACTTTTCAGAAAAGGATATAGAACGATTGATATTTATTACAGAACTTAAAGAGGCAGGTTTATCTATAAAGAATATATATGAATGCTTTCACTTCTGTGATATGGGGGATGATACAATAGATAAAAGAATTTGCCTATTTGAGCAACATAAACAGACTATTCAAGATAAAATACATGTGTTGGAACATTGTATGGAGCAAATAGATGGAAAAGTAGCTTATTTAAATGAAAAAAAGGCATCTAAGAAATAA
- a CDS encoding metal-dependent transcriptional regulator, whose protein sequence is MYESREHYLETILILEKKKGIVKSIDIARKLNYSKASVSRAVGILKESGFIIMKLDGEIILTENGRKKAEEIYEKHILITRFLINTLGVSFNIAEKDACKIEHVISNETFERIKKYLDKN, encoded by the coding sequence ATGTATGAATCAAGAGAACATTATTTAGAGACAATATTGATTTTGGAGAAGAAAAAAGGAATTGTAAAATCTATTGATATAGCAAGAAAACTAAATTATAGTAAAGCAAGTGTAAGCAGAGCTGTAGGGATTTTAAAAGAAAGTGGTTTTATTATAATGAAGCTTGATGGTGAAATTATTTTAACTGAGAATGGTAGGAAAAAAGCAGAAGAAATTTATGAAAAACATATTTTAATTACTAGATTTCTAATAAATACATTGGGAGTTTCATTCAATATAGCTGAAAAAGATGCATGTAAAATAGAGCATGTCATAAGTAATGAGACGTTTGAAAGAATAAAAAAATATCTAGACAAAAACTAA
- a CDS encoding helix-turn-helix domain-containing protein has product MEYFSESSEYEVQKFNWGEVTWIHEPSKTQSNRLSAGVVKFFPGNCQEKHFHLSEEQLLYVIQGEGIQIIDGRKIDIKKSSIIYCPPYSEHEIINTGKNDLIILIAYIPYKFSSLKQLPIMFSENNIQELVNINIIENIANQISNILKLKISIYDSKHEKIFETNGEVKFCNICKNIGICNRKLNKNINIDSFTKIYNCDYDVSSLEIPIVLEENIIGYIECGNFIIYKSIDIDKKLSTLSNNSNIDIKYINKIYGEIPLNPKSRLYVLKENLLMVTDFIQEIAKRKFFENQLSIKDEEILKNRKENIKLEDALKRANNKILEEKCIISPVGISILNTSCGEYPYELEFSLEKEIKNMNLEGICKLIYANKKIHNNIKSIIQELILVLSRTALRDLEDLNLIYYIKNKYTKKISLVSSDEDLWNILLEFSKESIDINREFWRKDKVNLIEKINEYIQKYYKENITLNSISEVFFISPNYLSSIFNEKNKISITEYINILRIEESKKYLKNGNMSIADICKKVGFNNSSYFSQIFKKFNKITPNEYRKNILNNKN; this is encoded by the coding sequence ATGGAGTATTTTAGTGAGTCGAGTGAATATGAAGTGCAAAAATTTAATTGGGGAGAAGTTACATGGATACATGAGCCATCAAAAACACAATCTAATAGACTTAGTGCTGGAGTTGTAAAATTTTTTCCAGGAAATTGTCAAGAAAAACATTTTCATTTAAGTGAAGAACAACTTTTATACGTGATTCAAGGAGAAGGAATACAAATAATTGATGGTAGAAAGATTGATATAAAGAAATCATCAATAATCTATTGCCCACCATATTCAGAACATGAAATTATAAATACTGGTAAAAATGATTTGATAATATTAATCGCATATATTCCCTATAAATTTTCTAGCTTAAAACAATTACCAATCATGTTTTCTGAGAATAATATACAAGAGTTAGTTAATATAAATATAATTGAAAATATTGCAAATCAAATATCTAATATACTGAAGCTAAAAATATCTATTTATGATTCAAAACACGAAAAAATATTTGAAACTAATGGAGAAGTTAAATTTTGCAATATTTGCAAAAACATAGGAATATGTAATAGAAAACTTAATAAAAATATAAATATCGATAGTTTTACTAAAATATATAATTGTGATTATGATGTTTCTAGTTTAGAGATACCTATAGTATTAGAAGAAAATATAATTGGATATATAGAATGTGGAAATTTTATAATATATAAATCTATTGATATAGATAAAAAGTTATCTACATTATCAAATAACTCAAATATAGATATAAAATATATAAATAAAATTTATGGTGAAATCCCATTAAATCCTAAAAGTAGATTATATGTATTAAAAGAAAACTTACTAATGGTAACTGATTTTATTCAGGAAATAGCAAAAAGAAAATTCTTTGAAAATCAACTTAGCATAAAGGATGAGGAAATATTAAAAAATAGAAAAGAGAATATAAAGCTTGAAGATGCACTTAAAAGAGCTAATAATAAGATATTAGAAGAAAAGTGTATTATAAGTCCTGTAGGAATTAGTATACTTAATACTAGTTGTGGAGAGTATCCTTATGAATTAGAATTTTCTCTTGAGAAAGAAATTAAAAATATGAACCTAGAAGGCATTTGTAAATTAATATATGCAAATAAGAAAATACATAATAATATTAAAAGTATTATTCAAGAGCTGATACTCGTATTATCTAGAACAGCACTTAGAGATTTAGAAGATTTAAATCTTATCTATTACATAAAAAATAAATATACTAAAAAAATATCACTTGTAAGTAGTGATGAAGATTTATGGAATATATTGCTTGAATTTTCTAAAGAAAGTATTGATATTAATAGAGAATTTTGGAGAAAAGATAAAGTAAATTTAATTGAAAAGATAAACGAATATATACAAAAATATTATAAAGAAAATATAACTTTAAATAGCATATCTGAGGTGTTTTTTATAAGTCCAAATTATTTAAGTTCTATTTTCAATGAAAAGAATAAAATTTCAATAACTGAGTATATAAATATTCTTAGGATAGAAGAATCTAAAAAATATTTGAAAAATGGTAATATGAGTATAGCTGATATTTGCAAGAAAGTAGGATTCAATAATAGCAGTTATTTTTCACAAATATTTAAAAAATTTAATAAGATCACTCCAAATGAATATAGAAAAAATATATTGAACAATAAAAATTAA
- a CDS encoding TSUP family transporter: MFVITFLCIGGFIAAFVDSIAGGGGLISMPVLMAIGVPIHLAIGTNKFAASAGCISSAYRYAKSGKTNNELLKKLIPFTIIGSILGVKCVLSINENILNVLVVLMILIVAIYTFVSKNLGQEDRFEGINKSNLRLGMLMAFIMGFYDGFFGPGTGTFLTFGFIKIYGYDFLHASANTKILNLTSNVTSLLLFMINGQVYYKIAVLFALVMIIGAYVGAKVAIKNGSKMIKPIFLVMALFMVTKLMYQTLF; encoded by the coding sequence ATGTTTGTAATTACTTTTTTATGTATAGGGGGCTTTATAGCTGCTTTTGTAGATTCTATAGCAGGTGGAGGTGGACTTATCAGTATGCCTGTTCTTATGGCTATTGGAGTACCAATACATCTTGCTATTGGTACAAATAAATTTGCAGCATCAGCAGGTTGTATAAGTAGTGCTTATAGGTATGCAAAATCTGGGAAAACTAATAATGAACTCTTAAAAAAGTTAATTCCATTTACTATTATAGGTAGTATTTTAGGAGTAAAATGTGTATTATCAATAAATGAAAATATATTAAATGTTTTAGTTGTATTAATGATTTTAATAGTGGCAATTTATACTTTTGTTTCTAAAAATTTAGGTCAAGAAGACAGATTTGAAGGTATTAATAAGAGCAATTTGAGATTAGGAATGCTTATGGCATTTATAATGGGATTTTATGATGGTTTTTTTGGACCTGGAACAGGAACATTTTTAACTTTTGGATTTATAAAAATATATGGATATGATTTCTTGCATGCTTCAGCAAATACAAAAATATTAAACTTGACAAGCAACGTAACTTCGTTATTATTATTTATGATAAATGGTCAAGTATATTATAAAATTGCTGTATTGTTTGCATTAGTAATGATAATAGGGGCTTATGTAGGTGCTAAAGTTGCAATAAAAAATGGTTCAAAAATGATAAAACCAATATTTTTAGTAATGGCATTGTTTATGGTAACAAAGCTAATGTACCAGACATTGTTTTAA
- a CDS encoding autorepressor SdpR family transcription factor, whose product MGFPETFKALSDPVRREILLMLKNNKMSAGEISEKFNMTNATISYHLSQLKKAGLIFETKYKNFIFYEINTSVFEEVMLWFSQFMEKGEKDNEKNDK is encoded by the coding sequence TTGGGTTTTCCAGAAACGTTTAAAGCTCTTTCTGACCCTGTAAGAAGAGAAATCTTACTTATGCTAAAGAATAACAAGATGTCAGCAGGAGAAATTAGTGAAAAATTTAATATGACAAATGCCACAATCTCTTATCATCTATCTCAATTAAAAAAGGCAGGGCTCATATTTGAAACCAAGTATAAAAACTTCATTTTCTATGAAATAAATACTTCAGTCTTTGAGGAAGTTATGCTTTGGTTTTCACAATTTATGGAGAAGGGAGAAAAAGATAATGAAAAAAATGATAAATAA
- a CDS encoding SdpI family protein, with the protein MKKMINKQFVLSTLVCFIPFIVSVYFYNRLPDQVAIHFDNYGNPDNYAPKVIAAFGVPLLMLCVHLYTWFRLENEPKKIGFSKILQGFSKWGVAILSVILQVMMTMYSIGITLETNFYIGLFSGILILFIGNYIPKCKQNYTLGIKLPWTLNDEENWNKTHHLAGWIWIIGGILLIINAFINIPFYNTFVIIMIVVIPFIYSYFIYKSSAKNN; encoded by the coding sequence ATGAAAAAAATGATAAATAAACAATTTGTTTTATCAACTTTAGTATGTTTTATACCATTTATTGTATCAGTTTATTTTTATAATAGATTGCCAGATCAGGTTGCAATTCATTTTGATAATTATGGAAATCCAGATAATTATGCTCCAAAAGTTATAGCAGCTTTTGGTGTACCATTATTAATGCTATGTGTTCATCTATATACATGGTTTAGACTTGAAAATGAACCAAAGAAAATAGGATTTTCAAAAATACTTCAAGGTTTTTCAAAATGGGGGGTTGCTATACTTTCAGTTATTTTGCAAGTAATGATGACTATGTATTCAATAGGAATTACTTTAGAGACAAATTTTTATATAGGACTATTTTCAGGAATATTGATTTTATTTATTGGAAACTATATTCCTAAATGTAAACAAAATTATACATTAGGAATAAAATTACCATGGACTCTTAATGATGAAGAAAATTGGAATAAAACACATCATTTAGCTGGGTGGATTTGGATTATTGGTGGAATATTGTTAATTATTAATGCATTTATTAATATTCCTTTTTATAATACTTTTGTAATAATTATGATTGTAGTGATACCATTTATATACTCTTATTTTATATATAAAAGTTCAGCTAAAAATAATTAG
- a CDS encoding carboxymuconolactone decarboxylase family protein, translating into MNLEEMKEYRKLYNKKLSETDEFFRVFGNLDDKTYSEGAISKKNKELMGLAISILSRCDECICYHIEGCVNSEASKAEIIEAIKIGVIGGGSITYPNARFAIKILEEFNI; encoded by the coding sequence ATGAATCTTGAAGAAATGAAAGAATATAGAAAGTTATATAATAAGAAACTAAGTGAAACAGATGAATTTTTTAGAGTCTTTGGAAACCTTGATGATAAGACCTATTCTGAGGGAGCTATAAGCAAAAAAAATAAAGAGTTGATGGGATTAGCAATTTCTATTTTAAGTCGTTGTGATGAATGCATTTGCTATCATATAGAGGGATGTGTGAACTCTGAAGCAAGTAAGGCTGAAATTATAGAAGCAATAAAAATAGGTGTAATTGGTGGTGGCTCCATTACATATCCAAATGCAAGATTTGCAATAAAAATCTTAGAAGAATTTAATATATAA
- a CDS encoding effector binding domain-containing protein, which yields MRTITISQVSKNMGISTRMLRYYEQLGLIKSFRREGYAYRVYDEEAISKIEQIMILRKLRIPVRQIQIILENKNAITAINIFRQNISELDEEIMALSTIKDILFCFIKELVKVTELQFKNIISENDTLLSAIESLNIVSINFKEEQGMDKLNKADERLSKINDIRIVYLPPTTIASAHYIGDDPELHVNTMLDEFVRKNNLNKIKPDLRHYGFNHPNPIDETGYHGYEAWVTIPDDMEISAPLKKKQFAGGLYGAHMIAFGNFTEWDALLEWVNNSEKYEFAGNLQDQEHMCGLLEEILNYFSHIESTDNEVKDIQLDLLIPIKEK from the coding sequence ATGAGGACAATCACTATAAGCCAAGTATCAAAAAATATGGGAATATCCACTAGAATGCTACGCTATTATGAACAACTCGGATTAATTAAAAGTTTTCGCCGTGAAGGTTATGCTTATAGAGTTTATGATGAAGAAGCAATTTCTAAAATTGAGCAGATTATGATTTTACGTAAATTGCGAATTCCTGTGCGTCAAATTCAAATAATTCTAGAAAATAAAAATGCAATTACTGCTATTAACATCTTTCGTCAAAATATAAGTGAATTGGACGAAGAAATTATGGCTCTTTCCACAATCAAGGATATTCTCTTTTGTTTTATCAAAGAATTAGTTAAAGTTACAGAACTCCAATTCAAAAACATTATTTCTGAAAATGACACATTGCTATCAGCTATTGAATCACTTAATATTGTTAGTATTAATTTTAAGGAGGAACAAGGTATGGATAAGTTAAATAAAGCAGATGAAAGATTATCAAAAATCAATGATATACGCATAGTATACCTACCACCAACTACTATTGCTTCCGCTCATTATATTGGTGATGACCCAGAACTTCATGTAAATACAATGCTTGATGAATTCGTGCGTAAAAATAATTTAAATAAAATTAAACCAGATTTAAGACATTATGGTTTCAATCATCCTAATCCAATAGATGAAACAGGCTATCATGGTTATGAGGCATGGGTGACAATTCCAGATGATATGGAGATTTCGGCACCACTTAAAAAAAAGCAATTTGCAGGAGGGTTATATGGTGCACATATGATTGCTTTTGGCAATTTTACTGAATGGGATGCACTTCTTGAATGGGTGAATAACAGTGAAAAATATGAATTTGCAGGCAATTTACAAGACCAAGAACATATGTGTGGTCTTTTAGAAGAAATTTTAAATTATTTTAGCCATATAGAAAGTACAGACAATGAGGTAAAAGATATACAACTTGATTTACTAATACCTATTAAGGAAAAATAA
- a CDS encoding PLP-dependent aminotransferase family protein: MPINSFENYPMNWKPKRPSRGQILYKAIAEQLEQDINNGTLLPGTKLPPQRELADFLDVNVSTISRAFKICEKKGLISGVTGSGTFVAYDIRSNLFLMSSNKITFIEMGTMNPDFALEEMSTLFKQITKELDFKTIFQYGQRDGADWQKEAIAKLISKTGFKTSSNSLLPASGGQNAIVAILAGLFQHGDRIGVDPLTYPGIKTAAKMLGIQLIPIKQENGEISEEGLLYACKNENIKGIYIIPDYQNPTTHIMSETGRKMIAHISSKYNLIVIEDAIHGLLNEIHLNPVANYIPNQTIYITSLSKILAPSLRLAYIATPKQYREALSSALYNINLSQSYFLTEIAYRMIASGEAYKLIDARRKSARRRNEIVNKYLSEYNVLGNDECIFRWLILPDDIMAEKLERQALKEGVQVYASERFAVGKEKPISAIRIAVCATENIEELKSGLSVLKRLLKEKR; encoded by the coding sequence ATGCCAATTAATTCTTTTGAAAATTATCCTATGAATTGGAAGCCAAAACGACCATCAAGAGGACAAATATTATATAAAGCTATTGCAGAACAATTAGAACAAGATATTAATAATGGAACTTTGTTGCCTGGTACTAAATTACCACCACAACGTGAATTGGCAGACTTCCTAGATGTAAATGTAAGTACTATTTCTAGAGCCTTTAAAATTTGTGAAAAGAAAGGCTTAATAAGTGGGGTTACAGGAAGTGGAACTTTTGTAGCTTATGATATACGGTCAAATTTATTTTTGATGTCAAGTAATAAAATTACATTTATTGAAATGGGTACAATGAATCCAGATTTTGCATTAGAAGAAATGAGTACTTTATTTAAACAAATAACTAAAGAGTTGGATTTTAAAACTATATTTCAATATGGACAGAGAGATGGTGCTGATTGGCAAAAAGAAGCTATAGCTAAATTGATTTCAAAAACTGGATTTAAAACTTCATCTAATAGCTTACTTCCTGCAAGTGGAGGACAAAATGCGATTGTAGCTATTTTGGCAGGTTTATTTCAACATGGAGATAGAATAGGTGTAGACCCATTGACTTATCCTGGAATAAAGACAGCAGCGAAGATGCTTGGAATACAACTAATTCCAATTAAGCAAGAAAATGGAGAGATTAGTGAAGAAGGTTTATTGTATGCCTGCAAGAATGAAAATATCAAGGGAATATATATAATACCAGATTATCAAAATCCAACTACACATATAATGTCGGAGACTGGACGAAAAATGATTGCACATATTTCATCTAAATATAACCTAATTGTGATTGAGGATGCTATTCATGGTTTACTTAATGAAATACATTTGAATCCAGTTGCTAATTATATACCTAATCAGACAATTTATATTACAAGTTTATCAAAAATTCTTGCGCCTAGCCTGCGCCTTGCATATATTGCTACACCTAAACAGTATAGAGAAGCTTTATCAAGTGCTTTATATAATATTAATCTGTCTCAATCATATTTTTTAACAGAAATAGCTTACCGTATGATTGCATCAGGAGAAGCATACAAATTAATTGATGCACGTCGTAAGTCTGCTAGAAGAAGAAATGAGATTGTCAATAAATATTTATCTGAGTATAATGTTTTAGGAAATGATGAGTGTATATTCAGATGGTTAATACTGCCTGATGATATAATGGCGGAAAAACTTGAGAGACAAGCACTCAAAGAAGGTGTACAGGTTTATGCATCTGAGCGCTTTGCAGTTGGAAAAGAAAAACCTATTTCTGCAATAAGAATAGCTGTATGCGCTACAGAAAATATAGAAGAACTTAAATCTGGTTTAAGTGTATTAAAACGATTACTGAAAGAAAAAAGATAA
- a CDS encoding AzlC family ABC transporter permease: protein MERTQQLRESLIASIPIFLGYVPIGIVGGILLQKSGLSPFQIALMVTLVFGGSSQFIAASMISAGASITSIVLTTFIVNLRHFLMSSNLNMYIKNKSPKFILPFCHTITDETFAVNYEKFTTGNWTDRNAIYLNFFCLVSSVLANFIGAFLGETISIDSSISGFILTSMFIALIVSQIKNKIYVLVFISSIIISVILYVLFKSNLVIIAASILASLIGFFVEEVYCKKEESYE, encoded by the coding sequence ATGGAAAGAACTCAACAACTAAGAGAAAGTTTGATTGCTTCAATACCAATATTTTTGGGCTATGTACCTATAGGTATAGTAGGAGGAATACTACTTCAGAAATCTGGTCTTTCACCTTTTCAAATAGCATTAATGGTAACTTTGGTATTTGGAGGAAGCTCTCAATTTATTGCAGCTTCAATGATTTCAGCTGGTGCAAGTATAACATCCATTGTATTAACCACATTTATTGTTAATTTGAGACATTTCTTAATGAGTTCCAATTTAAATATGTATATAAAAAATAAAAGTCCAAAGTTTATATTGCCATTCTGCCATACCATAACGGACGAAACTTTTGCAGTTAATTATGAAAAATTTACTACTGGAAATTGGACTGACAGAAATGCAATCTATCTCAATTTTTTTTGCCTAGTTTCATCAGTCTTAGCCAATTTTATTGGGGCATTTTTAGGAGAAACAATATCTATAGATAGTTCTATTTCTGGTTTTATACTGACTTCTATGTTTATAGCATTAATAGTTTCTCAAATAAAAAACAAGATTTATGTTTTAGTATTTATATCATCAATTATTATTTCAGTTATTTTATATGTATTGTTTAAGAGCAATTTAGTAATTATAGCTGCATCAATTTTAGCCTCTTTAATTGGATTCTTTGTAGAAGAGGTGTATTGTAAAAAGGAGGAATCTTATGAGTAA
- a CDS encoding AzlD domain-containing protein produces the protein MSNSNYIFFIIIGMYIVTYLPRVLPMLIFSKKDMPEFLKKIMKFIPVAILTSLTAKDVFFNGDNLYLSAVNPKIISFLIVLLVAYKFKSIGISIVTGVVSIYLFGFIM, from the coding sequence ATGAGTAATAGTAATTATATATTTTTTATTATAATAGGAATGTACATTGTTACATATCTTCCAAGAGTTCTTCCAATGTTAATCTTTTCGAAAAAGGATATGCCTGAGTTTTTGAAAAAAATAATGAAATTTATACCTGTAGCAATACTTACTTCTTTAACAGCAAAAGATGTATTTTTTAATGGAGATAATCTATATTTATCTGCAGTAAATCCTAAAATTATATCTTTTTTAATTGTACTTCTGGTTGCATATAAATTTAAATCTATTGGAATTTCTATTGTTACAGGTGTGGTATCTATATATTTATTTGGATTTATTATGTAG